The following are encoded in a window of Amycolatopsis solani genomic DNA:
- a CDS encoding cupin domain-containing protein: MTPPRTLADLITPTPVSRFLGDSHGREHALFRGGAAAFDPVLPWSALNDLLERNRLVPPRLRLVRGGADVDPAAYVDEVPLRDGGHARRLITGALLGQLREGATLVVDAVEELHGPVGALAAALERDLREQVQVNLYASWGTSHGFDVHWDNHDVLALQVAGRKNWRLYGPTRPFPLYRDVEAPPPPEGDPVAEYLLEAGDVLYLPRGHWHDVAALGTPSLHLTFGFAPATGIDLAEWLVDRLRADERFRRDLPRFAAPERRKELAETLYAAIGEYFDAEAVDRFLLEHDGNARLAPGIRLPWGATPEALPPGDDAVARLLTTRAAVRRRPDGTVVLFAAGHQWVFAGAAEPVLTALAEGAGRTIADLAALPGSTVDAATVRALLAELTSAGLIVVEEAPS, encoded by the coding sequence ATGACGCCTCCTCGCACGCTGGCCGACCTGATCACCCCGACCCCCGTGAGTCGGTTCCTGGGCGATTCCCACGGCCGCGAACACGCCTTGTTCCGCGGCGGGGCCGCCGCCTTCGACCCGGTGCTCCCCTGGTCCGCGCTCAACGACCTGCTCGAGCGGAACCGGCTCGTCCCGCCGCGGCTGCGCCTCGTGCGCGGCGGCGCCGACGTCGATCCCGCCGCCTACGTCGACGAAGTCCCGTTGCGGGACGGCGGGCACGCGCGGCGGCTGATCACCGGCGCGTTGCTCGGCCAGCTCCGCGAGGGCGCGACGCTGGTCGTCGACGCCGTCGAAGAACTGCACGGCCCGGTCGGCGCGCTCGCCGCCGCGCTGGAGCGCGACCTGCGCGAACAGGTCCAGGTCAACCTCTACGCCAGCTGGGGCACCTCGCACGGGTTCGACGTCCACTGGGACAACCACGACGTCCTCGCGCTCCAGGTCGCCGGCCGCAAGAACTGGCGCCTCTACGGCCCCACCAGGCCGTTCCCGCTCTACCGGGACGTCGAGGCGCCACCGCCACCCGAAGGTGACCCGGTCGCGGAGTACCTGCTCGAAGCGGGCGACGTGCTGTACCTGCCGCGCGGCCACTGGCACGACGTCGCCGCGCTCGGCACCCCGTCGCTGCACCTGACCTTCGGGTTCGCGCCCGCCACCGGGATCGACCTCGCCGAGTGGCTGGTCGACCGGCTGCGCGCCGACGAGCGGTTCCGGCGGGACCTGCCGCGCTTCGCCGCGCCGGAGCGGCGCAAGGAACTCGCCGAGACCCTGTACGCGGCCATCGGCGAGTACTTCGACGCCGAAGCCGTCGACCGCTTCCTGCTCGAACACGACGGGAACGCCCGGCTGGCCCCGGGGATCCGCCTGCCGTGGGGCGCGACACCCGAAGCGCTGCCGCCGGGCGACGACGCCGTCGCGCGGCTGCTGACCACGCGCGCGGCGGTCCGGCGCCGCCCGGACGGCACCGTGGTCCTCTTCGCCGCCGGGCACCAGTGGGTCTTCGCCGGCGCCGCCGAACCGGTGCTCACCGCGCTGGCCGAGGGCGCGGGCCGGACGATCGCGGACCTGGCCGCGCTGCCCGGGTCCACAGTGGACGCGGCCACCGTCCGCGCGCTGCTGGCCGAACTGACGTCGGCCGGCCTAATTGTCGTCGAGGAGGCGCCGTCATGA
- a CDS encoding tetratricopeptide repeat protein: protein MLRHGVRTCETVVPGLPAGWADRLHAQIDSGDLVELLSAAENIATRLGAPGGGEYARWLRKTVGALRVHDHAVIRALAALGVPLATTNYDGLIEDVTGLPPVTWRDGARVERVLRGDEPGVLHLHGHWRDPASVVLGVRSYEAVLGADHAQTIQRALATLRTMVFVGFGAGLGDPNFGALLDWISRVLTGSEYRHYRLCLAREVPALTGTAITPLPYGEDRAELAGFLLGLPAAKADAAPGPAGRLPPRPRCFGRDALVEALVTAVLADPVRPIPVLGPPGIGKSTVSAAALHDPAVVARFGARRWFVRCATTRGGAELHPEILAAMGLSPGADPRAQVLAALAAAPAALVLDNGETPWEADREGTEAALAELAGVPGLALVLTARGRQRPPGVPWCDAVEVPPLKLADARELFLSVAGRRFAADPVLEPLLVAQDGLPLTVELLAYRAEGEPDLAGLWRRWRAKRHSLITSGSLGFRAGPEVSFEVSINGPRMTGTARRLLGLLSVLPDGIAHADLDVLVPEDPEAASTLRKAGLAFDEADRLHVLRPIRDHVETTHPIPAEDLDLLVRHWSGLAVRWAARIDRAGGAEAVTRLTAEYGNVDAMLERGLAAEDPVPALDAAIALAKYLAATGLGSARILHTAREAANRAGDLRREAKLLVALGDLAYSRTDQADVTELYRQAEELYRRIGDRGGEGDCGRRLGDAALVHDDYATADAHYRRARALYTEAGDLHGQADCVKSLGDLALSRDEYAEAIAHYEEARPVYERIGELLGQANCTRRLGNVARKLGEHAQAGRRFAQALALFEEIGDVLGQANCTKGLGDVALAGGDPAAAADGYQRANTLYQQLGNTLGEANSVKFLGDAALAGGDRAAAVECYQRALPLYERIPQPYSAGTTYQRLARLSDGADRTRYVRAAREVWLKIGRADMARKLDEEFGEPVVS from the coding sequence TTGCTGCGCCACGGCGTCCGGACGTGCGAGACGGTCGTGCCCGGGCTGCCCGCCGGCTGGGCGGACCGGCTGCACGCCCAGATCGACAGCGGCGACCTGGTCGAACTGCTGTCCGCCGCGGAGAACATCGCGACCCGGCTCGGCGCGCCCGGCGGCGGTGAGTACGCCCGCTGGCTGCGCAAAACCGTCGGCGCGCTGCGCGTCCACGACCACGCGGTCATCCGGGCGCTGGCCGCCCTCGGCGTCCCGCTGGCCACCACCAACTACGACGGGCTCATCGAGGACGTCACCGGCCTGCCGCCGGTGACCTGGCGCGACGGCGCGCGGGTCGAGCGGGTGCTCCGCGGGGACGAACCGGGTGTGCTGCACCTGCACGGCCACTGGCGGGATCCCGCGTCGGTCGTGCTCGGCGTCCGCTCGTACGAAGCCGTCCTCGGCGCCGACCACGCGCAGACGATCCAGCGCGCGCTCGCCACGCTGCGGACCATGGTGTTCGTCGGGTTCGGCGCGGGTCTGGGCGACCCCAACTTCGGCGCGCTGCTCGACTGGATCAGCCGCGTGCTCACCGGTTCGGAGTACCGGCACTACCGGCTTTGCCTGGCCCGGGAGGTGCCCGCGCTGACCGGGACCGCGATCACGCCGTTGCCCTACGGCGAGGACCGGGCCGAGCTGGCGGGCTTCCTGCTCGGCCTGCCCGCCGCGAAAGCGGACGCGGCCCCGGGCCCGGCGGGCCGGCTGCCGCCCCGCCCCCGCTGCTTCGGCCGGGACGCGCTGGTCGAAGCGCTCGTCACCGCCGTGCTCGCGGACCCGGTGCGGCCGATCCCGGTCCTCGGGCCGCCCGGGATCGGCAAGAGCACGGTCTCGGCGGCCGCGTTGCACGACCCCGCGGTGGTCGCCCGTTTCGGCGCCCGCCGCTGGTTCGTCCGGTGCGCCACCACCCGCGGCGGCGCCGAGCTGCACCCGGAAATCCTCGCCGCGATGGGGTTGTCACCCGGCGCAGACCCCCGGGCGCAGGTGCTCGCCGCGCTGGCGGCCGCCCCCGCGGCGCTGGTGCTCGACAACGGGGAGACGCCGTGGGAAGCCGACCGCGAGGGCACGGAGGCCGCGCTCGCCGAGCTGGCCGGGGTGCCCGGGCTCGCCCTCGTGCTGACCGCGCGCGGCAGGCAGCGGCCGCCGGGCGTCCCCTGGTGCGACGCCGTCGAAGTGCCACCGCTGAAGCTGGCCGACGCGCGTGAGCTCTTCCTTTCCGTGGCGGGCCGCCGGTTCGCGGCCGACCCGGTCCTCGAACCACTGCTCGTCGCGCAGGACGGCCTGCCGCTGACCGTCGAGCTGCTGGCGTACCGGGCCGAAGGCGAACCGGACCTCGCGGGCCTGTGGCGCCGCTGGCGGGCGAAGCGGCATTCCTTGATCACCAGCGGTAGCCTCGGCTTCCGCGCCGGGCCGGAGGTGTCCTTCGAAGTGTCGATCAACGGACCACGTATGACGGGCACCGCGCGCCGGCTGCTCGGCCTGCTTTCCGTGCTGCCGGACGGCATCGCGCACGCGGACCTCGACGTGCTCGTGCCCGAGGACCCCGAAGCGGCGTCGACGCTGCGCAAGGCGGGGCTCGCGTTCGACGAAGCCGACCGGCTGCACGTGCTGCGCCCGATCCGCGACCACGTCGAGACGACCCACCCGATCCCCGCCGAAGACCTGGACCTGCTGGTCCGGCACTGGTCCGGGCTGGCCGTCCGGTGGGCGGCGCGGATCGACCGGGCCGGCGGGGCCGAAGCCGTCACGCGGCTCACCGCGGAGTACGGCAACGTCGACGCGATGCTCGAGCGCGGGCTCGCGGCCGAAGACCCGGTCCCGGCCCTCGACGCGGCCATCGCGCTGGCCAAGTACCTCGCCGCGACCGGGCTCGGCTCGGCCCGGATCCTGCACACCGCCCGGGAAGCCGCGAACCGCGCCGGCGATCTCCGCCGCGAGGCGAAACTGCTGGTGGCGCTCGGGGACCTCGCGTACTCGCGGACCGACCAGGCCGACGTCACCGAGCTCTACCGGCAGGCGGAGGAGCTGTACCGGCGGATCGGCGACCGCGGCGGCGAGGGCGACTGCGGCCGTCGTCTCGGCGACGCGGCGCTCGTCCACGACGACTACGCGACCGCCGACGCGCACTACCGGCGCGCGCGGGCGCTGTACACCGAAGCCGGCGACCTCCACGGGCAGGCCGACTGCGTCAAGTCGCTGGGCGACCTCGCGCTCAGCCGCGACGAGTACGCCGAAGCCATCGCGCACTACGAGGAAGCCCGGCCGGTCTACGAGCGGATCGGGGAACTGCTGGGGCAGGCCAACTGCACCCGGCGGCTCGGCAACGTCGCGCGCAAGCTGGGCGAGCACGCCCAGGCGGGCCGCCGCTTCGCCCAGGCACTGGCGTTGTTCGAGGAGATCGGCGACGTGCTGGGCCAGGCGAACTGCACCAAGGGCCTCGGCGACGTCGCGCTGGCCGGCGGCGACCCGGCCGCGGCCGCGGACGGCTACCAGCGCGCCAACACCCTGTACCAGCAGCTGGGGAACACCCTCGGCGAGGCGAACAGCGTCAAGTTCCTGGGCGACGCCGCGCTGGCCGGCGGCGACCGCGCGGCCGCCGTCGAGTGCTACCAGCGGGCGCTGCCGCTCTACGAACGGATCCCGCAGCCCTACAGCGCCGGCACGACGTACCAGCGGCTGGCCCGGCTCAGCGACGGCGCGGACCGCACCCGCTACGTCCGCGCGGCCCGCGAGGTGTGGCTCAAGATCGGGCGGGCCGACATGGCCCGCAAGCTCGACGAGGAGTTCGGCGAGCCGGTGGTGTCCTGA
- a CDS encoding enoyl-CoA hydratase-related protein: protein MAEITYAVADRIATVTLNRPEARNGYTIRMADELSEAMDRADRDEDVRVVVLTGAGKDFCVGADLSQGGFDFDPSTGPDAAWQEPAGRCSKRIFTMNKPVIAALHGAAVGGGITITLSCDYRLASEDSRFGFVFTRRGIYPEGASAWFLPRLVGMGTALDWMISGRVFPAAEALEKGLVHQVFPVGTVLDAAYKLAREIVANTAPVSVAVTRQLLYRMASAESPFPVHELDSRLIGGLGSNPDAVEGVLSFLQKRPPSWGLRVDQDLPSYLPWVTE from the coding sequence ATGGCCGAGATCACCTACGCCGTCGCGGACCGGATCGCCACGGTGACGCTGAACCGCCCCGAGGCGCGCAACGGCTACACGATCCGGATGGCCGACGAGCTCAGCGAGGCGATGGACCGCGCCGACCGCGACGAAGACGTCCGCGTCGTCGTGCTGACCGGCGCGGGCAAGGACTTCTGCGTGGGGGCCGACCTCTCGCAGGGCGGCTTCGACTTCGACCCGTCGACCGGCCCGGACGCGGCGTGGCAGGAGCCCGCCGGCCGGTGCTCGAAGCGGATCTTCACGATGAACAAGCCGGTGATCGCGGCCCTGCACGGCGCGGCGGTCGGCGGCGGGATCACGATCACTCTGTCGTGCGACTACCGGCTCGCCTCGGAGGACTCGCGCTTCGGTTTCGTGTTCACGCGCCGCGGGATCTACCCCGAAGGCGCGTCGGCGTGGTTCCTCCCCCGGCTGGTCGGGATGGGAACGGCGCTGGACTGGATGATCAGCGGCCGCGTCTTCCCCGCGGCGGAGGCGCTGGAGAAGGGCCTCGTGCACCAGGTCTTCCCGGTGGGGACGGTGCTCGACGCGGCGTACAAGCTCGCCCGCGAGATCGTCGCGAACACCGCGCCGGTGTCGGTCGCGGTGACCCGCCAGCTGCTCTACCGAATGGCGAGCGCGGAATCGCCGTTCCCGGTGCACGAACTCGACTCCCGCCTGATCGGCGGCCTGGGCTCGAACCCGGACGCCGTCGAGGGCGTCCTGTCGTTCCTGCAGAAGCGGCCGCCGTCGTGGGGCCTGCGCGTGGACCAGGACCTCCCCTCCTACCTCCCTTGGGTGACCGAATGA
- a CDS encoding acetoacetate decarboxylase family protein yields the protein MSLYPPQPWHLTADARVSVWRVPVSDLPAVPAEPLVIAGHASVFTAWIDYTPPGQLAYHELLAAVSIKARRVSCSITEIWVDSEASLAGGRELWAIPKDLATLDFTGGPTFTATAATSDDWIATAAFKRRPGLPVRVPTSFEVVQSRDGLLRTPVGAKIRPRPASADWSFNPDGPLGYLAGRRPVASLELPSSTLRFGA from the coding sequence ATGAGCCTCTACCCGCCGCAGCCCTGGCACCTGACCGCCGACGCGAGGGTCTCGGTCTGGCGCGTGCCGGTCTCGGACCTGCCCGCGGTTCCCGCCGAGCCCCTGGTGATCGCCGGGCACGCATCGGTGTTCACGGCGTGGATCGACTACACCCCGCCGGGGCAGCTGGCCTACCACGAGCTCCTGGCCGCGGTGTCGATCAAGGCGCGCCGGGTGTCCTGCTCGATCACGGAGATCTGGGTCGACAGCGAGGCGTCCCTGGCGGGCGGCCGCGAGCTGTGGGCCATCCCGAAGGACCTGGCGACCCTGGACTTCACCGGCGGCCCCACCTTCACGGCGACCGCGGCCACTTCCGACGACTGGATCGCGACGGCGGCGTTCAAGCGCCGCCCGGGCCTGCCGGTGCGGGTCCCGACGTCGTTCGAGGTGGTCCAGTCGCGCGACGGCCTGCTGCGGACGCCGGTCGGCGCGAAGATCCGCCCGCGCCCGGCGTCGGCGGACTGGAGCTTCAACCCGGACGGCCCCCTGGGCTACCTCGCCGGGCGGCGGCCGGTGGCGAGCCTGGAGCTGCCTTCTTCGACGTTGCGCTTCGGCGCCTGA
- a CDS encoding ribonucleoside-diphosphate reductase subunit alpha — MSVETGQRPSAADTPTAIRVIRRDGSVSPFDAGKISVALTKAFLAVEGGDAAASSRVHHVVAELTQQVEATLLRHAGPETALHIEQIQDIVELALMRGEHHKVARAYVLYREERSKAREAAKPAATEVALNVKGADGVLRPLDWARVSHVVGEAVAGLEDVSAEPVLAEAKRNLYDGISADELALAQVLAARVLVEQEPNYSYVSARLLLDKLRGEALSYLAKKPRQASQDEMTTEYAPYFRAYLRRAVELELVDAELLRFDLDKITAAIRPERDLDFGFLGLQTLYDRYFQHHDGTRFELPQAFFMRVAMGLAIRESDKEARAIEFYELLSSFHFMASTPTLFNSGTTRPQLSSCFLTTVDDDLDSIFQAYKNNALLAKYSGGLGNDWTPVRGLGAHIKGTNGQSQGVVPFLKIANDTAVAVNQGGKRKGAACAYLETWHVDIEEFLDLRKNTGDDRRRTHDMNTANWVPDEFLRRVEANAEWTLFSPNETPDLHDLYGNEFAARYREYEAKAERGEIKVFRKIRAVELWRRMLTMLFETGHPWITFKDPCNLRSPQQHVGVVHSSNLCTEITLNTNSEEVAVCNLGSVNLLKHVTPSGLDTARLEKTVRTAVRMLDNVIDINFYTIPEARRSNLRHRPVGLGIMGFQDALFEIGVPFASEEAVKFADVSMEHLSYYAISASTDLAEERGQYQSFEGSLWSKGILPIDSLQLLIDARQGDALDVDTSSTLDWAPLRERVKTVGMRNSNVMAIAPTATISNISGVGQSIEPLFQNLFVKSNMSGDFTVVNPHLVRSLKQRGLWDEVMVSDLKYFDGSLGQIDRVPDDLKALYATAFEIESKWIVDAGSVRQKWIDQAQSLNLYIAAPSGRKLDQLYRYAWHKGLKTTYYLRAQSATHVEKSTLRGTDGKLNAVSATPAPATPAPAPAAAVPAPAPTPAPAPKPEPDVDFVATEGAACRIDDPDCEACQ, encoded by the coding sequence ATGTCAGTCGAAACCGGTCAGCGGCCCTCCGCCGCGGACACACCCACCGCGATCCGGGTCATCCGGCGGGACGGCAGCGTGTCGCCGTTCGACGCCGGGAAGATCTCGGTCGCGTTGACCAAGGCGTTCCTCGCGGTCGAGGGTGGCGACGCCGCCGCGTCCTCCCGCGTGCACCACGTCGTCGCGGAGCTGACCCAGCAGGTCGAGGCCACCCTGCTGCGCCACGCCGGCCCCGAAACCGCCCTGCACATCGAGCAGATCCAGGACATCGTCGAGCTCGCGCTGATGCGCGGCGAGCACCACAAGGTCGCTCGCGCCTACGTCCTCTACCGCGAGGAGCGCAGCAAGGCCCGCGAGGCCGCCAAGCCCGCCGCCACCGAGGTCGCGCTGAACGTCAAGGGCGCCGACGGCGTCCTGCGCCCGCTCGACTGGGCCCGCGTGTCCCACGTCGTGGGAGAAGCCGTCGCCGGTCTCGAAGACGTCTCCGCGGAGCCGGTGCTGGCCGAGGCCAAGCGCAACCTCTACGACGGCATCAGCGCCGACGAGCTGGCGCTGGCCCAGGTCCTGGCCGCCCGCGTGCTGGTCGAGCAGGAGCCGAACTACTCCTACGTCTCCGCCCGCCTGCTGCTGGACAAGCTGCGCGGCGAGGCGCTGAGCTACCTGGCGAAGAAGCCGCGCCAGGCCAGCCAGGACGAGATGACCACCGAGTACGCGCCGTACTTCCGTGCCTACCTGCGCCGCGCGGTCGAGCTGGAGCTGGTCGACGCCGAGCTGCTGCGCTTCGACCTCGACAAGATCACCGCCGCGATCCGGCCGGAGCGCGACCTCGACTTCGGGTTCCTCGGTCTGCAGACGCTGTACGACCGGTACTTCCAGCACCACGACGGCACCCGCTTCGAGCTGCCGCAGGCGTTCTTCATGCGCGTCGCGATGGGTCTCGCCATCCGCGAGAGTGACAAGGAAGCCCGTGCGATCGAGTTCTACGAGTTGCTCTCGAGCTTCCACTTCATGGCGTCCACGCCGACGCTGTTCAACTCGGGCACCACGCGCCCGCAGCTGTCGTCCTGCTTCCTGACCACTGTGGACGACGACCTGGACTCGATCTTCCAGGCGTACAAGAACAACGCGCTGCTGGCGAAGTACTCGGGCGGCCTCGGCAACGACTGGACCCCGGTCCGCGGCCTCGGCGCGCACATCAAGGGCACCAACGGCCAGTCGCAGGGCGTCGTGCCGTTCCTCAAGATCGCCAACGACACCGCCGTCGCGGTCAACCAGGGCGGCAAGCGCAAGGGCGCGGCGTGCGCGTACCTCGAGACGTGGCACGTGGACATCGAGGAATTCCTCGACCTGCGCAAGAACACCGGTGACGACCGTCGCCGCACCCACGACATGAACACCGCCAACTGGGTGCCGGACGAGTTCCTCCGCCGCGTCGAGGCGAACGCCGAGTGGACGCTGTTCTCGCCGAACGAGACCCCGGACCTGCACGACCTGTACGGCAACGAGTTCGCCGCCCGCTACCGCGAGTACGAGGCGAAGGCCGAGCGCGGCGAGATCAAGGTGTTCCGCAAGATCCGCGCGGTCGAGCTGTGGCGCCGCATGCTGACCATGCTGTTCGAGACCGGCCACCCGTGGATCACGTTCAAGGACCCGTGCAACCTGCGCTCGCCGCAGCAGCACGTCGGCGTCGTGCACTCGTCCAACCTGTGCACCGAGATCACGCTGAACACCAACAGCGAAGAGGTCGCGGTCTGCAACCTCGGTTCGGTGAACCTGCTCAAGCACGTCACCCCGTCCGGTTTGGACACCGCCCGGCTCGAGAAGACCGTGCGCACCGCCGTCCGCATGCTGGACAACGTGATCGACATCAACTTCTACACGATCCCGGAGGCGCGCCGCTCCAACCTGCGCCACCGCCCGGTCGGCCTGGGCATCATGGGCTTCCAGGACGCGCTGTTCGAGATCGGCGTCCCCTTCGCCTCCGAAGAGGCCGTGAAGTTCGCCGACGTCTCGATGGAGCACCTCTCCTACTACGCGATCTCGGCGTCGACCGACCTCGCCGAGGAGCGCGGTCAGTACCAGTCGTTCGAGGGATCGCTGTGGAGCAAGGGCATCCTGCCGATCGACTCGCTGCAGCTGCTCATCGACGCGCGCCAGGGTGACGCCCTCGACGTCGACACCTCGTCCACTTTGGACTGGGCGCCGCTGCGCGAGCGCGTGAAGACCGTCGGCATGCGCAACTCCAACGTGATGGCGATCGCGCCGACCGCGACGATCTCCAACATCTCCGGCGTCGGGCAGTCGATCGAGCCGCTGTTCCAGAACCTGTTCGTCAAGTCGAACATGTCCGGCGACTTCACCGTCGTCAACCCGCACCTGGTCCGCTCGCTCAAGCAGCGCGGGCTGTGGGACGAGGTCATGGTGAGCGACCTGAAGTACTTCGACGGTTCGCTGGGTCAGATCGACCGCGTGCCGGACGACCTGAAGGCGCTGTACGCCACGGCGTTCGAGATCGAGTCGAAGTGGATCGTCGACGCCGGTTCGGTGCGCCAGAAGTGGATCGACCAGGCGCAGTCGCTGAACCTGTACATCGCGGCGCCGAGCGGGCGCAAGCTCGACCAGCTGTACCGCTACGCGTGGCACAAGGGCCTCAAGACCACGTACTACCTGCGGGCCCAGTCCGCGACGCACGTGGAGAAGAGCACCCTGCGCGGCACCGACGGCAAGCTGAACGCCGTCTCGGCCACCCCGGCCCCGGCCACCCCCGCCCCGGCCCCCGCCGCGGCCGTCCCGGCCCCCGCGCCGACGCCCGCCCCGGCGCCGAAGCCCGAGCCCGACGTCGACTTCGTCGCGACCGAAGGCGCCGCCTGCCGCATCGACGACCCCGACTGCGAAGCCTGCCAGTAA
- a CDS encoding ribonucleotide-diphosphate reductase subunit beta, whose translation MTNLETAGATGLGEIEVGAARINVDDKRMINARADVNQLLPMKYTWAWEKYLAGCNNHWMPTEVAMQADIALWKSKDGLTEDERQMLKRNLGFFATAESLVANNIVLAVYRQITNPECRQYLLRQAFEEAVHTHTFQYICESLGLVEGELFNMYREVPSISDKDAWALKYTQHLEDPDFETGTPEADTAFLRDLVAFYVIFEGMWFYTGFAQILSLGRRNKMVGIAEQYQYILRDESIHLNFGIDCINQIKIENPHLWTPEFQEEVRGMLKEACELEVNYARDTMPRGMLGLSAQLCEQYMHFITDRRAQQIGLAPIFGETENPFPWMSEAMDLKKEKNFFETRVIEYQSGGALDWD comes from the coding sequence ATGACCAACTTGGAGACCGCCGGCGCGACCGGCCTCGGGGAGATCGAGGTCGGCGCCGCCCGGATCAACGTCGACGACAAGCGCATGATCAACGCGCGCGCCGACGTCAACCAGCTGCTGCCGATGAAGTACACCTGGGCCTGGGAGAAGTACCTGGCCGGCTGCAACAACCACTGGATGCCGACCGAGGTCGCCATGCAGGCCGACATCGCGCTGTGGAAGTCGAAGGACGGCCTCACCGAGGACGAGCGGCAGATGCTCAAGCGCAACCTCGGCTTCTTCGCGACCGCGGAGTCGTTGGTGGCCAACAACATCGTGCTCGCGGTGTACCGCCAGATCACCAACCCCGAGTGCCGCCAGTACCTGCTGCGCCAGGCGTTCGAGGAAGCCGTGCACACGCACACCTTCCAGTACATCTGCGAAAGCCTCGGCCTGGTCGAGGGCGAGCTGTTCAACATGTACCGCGAGGTCCCGTCCATTTCGGACAAGGACGCGTGGGCGCTGAAGTACACGCAGCACCTGGAGGACCCGGACTTCGAGACCGGCACGCCGGAAGCCGACACGGCGTTCCTGCGTGACCTCGTGGCGTTCTACGTGATCTTCGAGGGCATGTGGTTCTACACCGGCTTCGCGCAGATCCTGTCGCTGGGCCGCCGCAACAAGATGGTCGGCATCGCCGAGCAGTACCAGTACATCCTGCGCGACGAGTCGATCCACCTGAACTTCGGCATCGACTGCATCAACCAGATCAAGATCGAGAACCCGCACCTGTGGACCCCCGAGTTCCAGGAGGAGGTGCGCGGGATGCTGAAGGAGGCTTGCGAGCTCGAGGTCAACTACGCCCGCGACACCATGCCGCGCGGCATGCTCGGCCTGTCGGCGCAGCTGTGCGAGCAGTACATGCACTTCATCACCGACCGCCGCGCGCAGCAGATCGGGCTCGCCCCGATCTTCGGTGAGACCGAGAACCCGTTCCCGTGGATGTCCGAGGCGATGGACCTGAAGAAGGAGAAGAACTTCTTCGAGACCCGCGTCATCGAGTACCAGTCGGGCGGCGCTCTCGACTGGGACTGA
- a CDS encoding DUF2255 family protein, with protein sequence MTAWTHEDLALFAEHPSLVLTAGDGGGPGVEIGMAVVGGELYVRAYRGVGSRWYVAARDHGRGRIEVGGGTREVVLTTAGFDPPAGVDAAFAGKYGPAAEALVASPQAGAATIRIDPRA encoded by the coding sequence GTGACCGCCTGGACCCACGAAGACCTCGCCCTGTTCGCCGAGCACCCGTCCCTCGTCCTGACCGCCGGGGACGGCGGCGGGCCCGGCGTGGAGATCGGCATGGCGGTGGTCGGCGGCGAGCTCTACGTCCGCGCCTACCGCGGCGTCGGCTCGCGCTGGTACGTGGCGGCGCGGGACCACGGCCGCGGCCGGATCGAGGTGGGCGGCGGCACCCGCGAGGTCGTGCTCACGACCGCCGGGTTCGACCCGCCCGCCGGGGTCGACGCCGCCTTCGCCGGCAAGTACGGCCCGGCGGCCGAGGCCCTCGTCGCGAGTCCGCAGGCCGGGGCCGCGACGATCCGGATCGATCCCCGGGCGTGA